From cyanobiont of Ornithocercus magnificus:
TAGTGCTAAAAGCAAAAGGGTAGAAATTGGGTGCGGCAGGCAGTATATCCATCTACTAAAGGACCGAGGCCAATCTGGTGGGCAATTCCTGCTCCTGTCAGCCCTTCAGTGATTACCCCTATAACTATACCAAGCATTGCCATGCGGCCGTTAAAGCGCTCAACTCTCTTGAGCTGCTCCATGTGTATTTGGCGGGCAGCTGTATTTTGAAACCACTGATCGTTGGTTGCTGAAGCAGACTCTGAAGCCATTGCCTTAAAACGTGTAAAGGAATGTTACCACTACATATTGCAGATTGTAAAGGGGATTAATCAAGCCTTAACTTTACGTGGGGTCCTCGGGTCGCTGACAAAATATCTATACCTCCCTCAGTTGATTAGCAAAGCTGTGATTTTCTGACTCTCCGGTAAATAAAGTTCTATCTTATTAAGTTTTTTAGGAAATTAGCAAATCTTTGGTACAGTTTAGAGAAACCTAATGGACCAAATTAGGTTATCTAGAGCTACGATAGTTATCTGTCAGAGGGATTTTATAGCTACTAGCCCCACAAAACTTAATCACTGGCTGGTTTCATATGCAAAAAATCAGACCTATGGACAGATCTAAGATTCATCTTGTTCAGGCAAATTATGGAGATAATTATCTAACGGCTAAAAGAGATTACTTCTCGTGCATGACATCTTACACTTAGATAAAGCTGGAGTTGCAACCTACAACGTTTACCTTTATTATTAATGCCTTACAAACTAAAGCGATGCTTGAAGTAATCTCGCCCGTCTACCTTATCTTCCTCACCTTTGGTGTAATATCTGTCTTTGCTGTCTTATTCTATTCGTTCACACGCAACTCTAGATATGAGAATCAGGTACTAAGTAAGAAGCTTGTAAAAAGAAGACAGCAGCGGAGTAGATTTACCGAGATACAAACTAAGGA
This genomic window contains:
- a CDS encoding high light inducible protein — translated: MASESASATNDQWFQNTAARQIHMEQLKRVERFNGRMAMLGIVIGVITEGLTGAGIAHQIGLGPLVDGYTACRTQFLPFCF